One genomic segment of Nilaparvata lugens isolate BPH unplaced genomic scaffold, ASM1435652v1 scaffold8470, whole genome shotgun sequence includes these proteins:
- the LOC111049353 gene encoding diamine acetyltransferase 1, which produces VNSQSNSNLIGYAFTSFTFSSWYGHELYLEDIYLEKEHQGKGIGARLFDAVVEIAVKNNCTTMNFLVVDGNPVNEFYMRRGAVDQTIENKFHYCSIRSEQLKKLYQNHLSNTESSVDK; this is translated from the exons GTGTGAATAGCCAAAGTAACTCAAATCTGATTGGTTATGCCTTCACATCTTTCACCTTCAGTTCATGGTATGGCCATGAGCTATACCTTGAAGACATCTACCTAGAGAAAGAGCACCAGGGAAAAGGCATAGGAGCACGGCTGTTTGATGCAGTGGTTGAG ATTGCAGTAAAAAATAATTGCACGACAATGAATTTCCTAGTGGTAGATGGGAATCCAGTGAATGAGTTCTACATGAGACGAGGTGCCGTGGACCAGacaattgaaaacaaattccaTTACTGCTCTATAAGATctgaacaattgaaaaaattatatcagAATCATTTGAGTAATACGGAAAGTTctgttgataaataa